One region of Cyanobium sp. M30B3 genomic DNA includes:
- a CDS encoding sulfotransferase domain-containing protein, which yields MAIPNKSIDFVIIGAAKAGTTSLASWLSKHPDVCMSSPKETMFFGSPKLFDRGLAWFHTNFFSHYQGESLLGDATPAYSDRDRHPGTPERVLRTNQNTKIIYIVRNPLRKVESSWQMYSNLSFDNSSTNEHRLYCIRAREGFQSYVSDPHLLAHFMSVCSYQYQLDAWNKHFPRRHILVMFLEDLATDRAKELSRLCNFLDLNVEPLLDAQLRAENTLQDRRKPHWFTSYIGKYGIHRLLPAPMRKQLSKSRLFSAPQVSLLKPTWPGEVLSEFTSRVQPNVKNFLRTNGKSEVFYTF from the coding sequence ATGGCGATTCCAAATAAATCTATCGATTTTGTTATTATCGGAGCCGCCAAGGCTGGCACCACCAGCCTTGCCAGCTGGTTAAGCAAACATCCCGATGTTTGCATGAGCAGCCCCAAGGAAACGATGTTCTTCGGTAGCCCGAAGCTTTTTGATCGAGGACTGGCTTGGTTTCACACAAACTTCTTTTCACATTATCAAGGTGAATCCTTACTGGGAGATGCAACGCCTGCATATTCAGATCGGGATCGCCATCCAGGAACACCAGAAAGAGTTCTCAGAACCAATCAAAACACAAAAATTATCTATATTGTCCGCAATCCCCTAAGAAAAGTCGAGTCAAGCTGGCAGATGTACTCAAACCTTTCATTCGACAATTCCTCTACCAATGAACATCGGCTGTACTGCATAAGAGCGCGCGAAGGCTTCCAGTCTTATGTATCAGATCCGCATCTCTTGGCACATTTTATGAGCGTCTGCAGCTACCAGTATCAACTAGATGCTTGGAACAAGCATTTCCCCAGGCGTCATATTCTTGTCATGTTTCTAGAGGACCTAGCTACAGATCGTGCCAAAGAGCTCTCCAGACTCTGTAACTTCCTAGACTTGAACGTTGAACCTTTGCTAGATGCTCAACTCAGGGCCGAAAATACTTTACAAGATCGAAGGAAGCCGCACTGGTTTACATCATATATTGGTAAGTATGGGATTCACAGGCTGCTACCTGCGCCTATGCGCAAACAACTATCCAAGAGCAGATTATTCTCAGCCCCTCAAGTCTCTTTGCTCAAGCCTACTTGGCCTGGCGAGGTTCTCTCTGAATTTACATCAAGGGTGCAACCCAACGTTAAGAATTTTTTAAGGACCAACGGTAAAAGCGAAGTCTTTTACACTTTCTAG
- a CDS encoding polysaccharide pyruvyl transferase family protein — translation MSGNLGDQIIEESVLDQLRGIFGPSASVQRVSTHLRFGPEQRRLADRADLVIVGGSNLLSSYMDGYFQWDLTLANALRVRRAVLMGCGWWRDQGRANRYTRLLLASVLHWRYRHSVRDSQAKAQLEAINPGPLTLLRPLNTGCPTMWSFLDLHQVSCRTSKADAALAMLTDYDRHPPADRAMLELLAENYSTVAFWPQGRDDLAYARELGFNGLVLERSLAALDRFLADHPVLDYVGTRLHGGIRCLKAGARCLILTIDNRARTISHDTGLPTAARGDRQALQSWIGGAPAAQLTLPAEAIQAWRGQFQRGVPAR, via the coding sequence TTGTCTGGCAATCTCGGGGATCAGATCATTGAGGAGTCTGTACTGGACCAACTGCGAGGTATTTTCGGCCCTTCAGCATCTGTTCAGAGGGTTTCCACACACCTGAGGTTTGGTCCGGAGCAGCGCAGGCTCGCCGATCGAGCAGACCTTGTGATTGTGGGTGGATCGAACCTGCTGAGTTCCTATATGGATGGCTACTTCCAGTGGGACCTCACCCTCGCCAACGCCCTGCGCGTGCGCCGCGCCGTGCTCATGGGGTGCGGCTGGTGGCGCGATCAAGGCCGAGCCAATCGCTACACCAGGCTCTTGCTGGCCAGCGTTCTCCACTGGCGCTACCGTCACTCTGTGCGCGATTCCCAGGCCAAGGCGCAGCTTGAAGCCATCAACCCTGGGCCGCTGACACTGCTACGGCCCCTCAATACGGGCTGCCCCACGATGTGGTCGTTTCTCGATTTGCATCAGGTGAGCTGCCGCACCTCCAAGGCCGATGCGGCACTGGCGATGCTCACCGACTACGACCGCCACCCGCCCGCTGACCGCGCCATGCTCGAGTTGCTCGCGGAGAACTACAGCACCGTGGCCTTCTGGCCCCAGGGCCGCGACGACCTCGCCTATGCCCGTGAGCTCGGCTTCAACGGGCTGGTGTTGGAAAGATCTCTGGCCGCCCTTGATCGCTTTCTGGCCGATCACCCCGTACTCGACTATGTGGGCACCAGGCTCCATGGCGGAATCCGCTGCCTCAAGGCCGGGGCCCGCTGCCTGATCCTCACGATCGACAACCGCGCCCGCACCATCTCGCACGATACGGGCCTCCCCACTGCCGCCCGTGGTGATCGCCAGGCCCTGCAGAGCTGGATCGGCGGAGCTCCTGCCGCCCAGCTCACGTTGCCGGCCGAGGCCATCCAGGCTTGGAGGGGGCAGTTCCAGCGTGGTGTGCCTGCCCGTTGA
- a CDS encoding glycosyltransferase — MSKIAFVSTMNSVPWGGSEVLWYESAELLAGQGHLLALCSPFWPQLPAPLVKAKAEWGAQHCFHPPIKQHHPLRRILKRFIRQSDENPKRHWLRQVRPAMLCLSNGNAYAGLDWMEAAMGEGIPFITIAQAHADFLSPADAEAARLIKAFSASRANYFVASANHVLVENQLGVRLANMRLIGNHSRHLPIASPMPWPEQMEQTLRLACVARLHPASKGHDLLFRVLSNSRWIARDWRLSLFGAGPQEQCLRRLAKLLGISHRVYFMGHSNNPMEIWEAHHALVLPSRYEGTPLVLMEAMLAGRPPISTAVAGAPELIIHGQNGFLAEAPTLEHLDRCLEEAWATRSQWESLGRNAHATAAERAKEVPAERLARELLELMN, encoded by the coding sequence ATGAGCAAGATCGCCTTTGTCTCGACTATGAACAGCGTGCCTTGGGGAGGTTCGGAGGTTCTCTGGTATGAATCAGCTGAGCTGCTGGCTGGGCAAGGCCATTTATTGGCGCTCTGCAGCCCGTTCTGGCCGCAGCTACCGGCTCCCTTAGTGAAGGCAAAAGCTGAGTGGGGGGCACAGCATTGCTTCCATCCGCCGATTAAGCAGCACCATCCTTTGCGGAGGATCCTGAAGCGTTTTATCCGCCAATCAGATGAGAACCCGAAACGCCATTGGTTACGTCAGGTCCGGCCGGCGATGCTCTGTTTGTCCAATGGCAATGCTTATGCGGGGCTGGACTGGATGGAAGCCGCGATGGGTGAAGGCATACCATTCATCACCATTGCCCAAGCCCATGCTGATTTTCTCAGTCCAGCTGATGCCGAAGCCGCCAGGCTTATCAAAGCCTTTTCAGCCTCACGAGCCAATTACTTTGTGGCTAGTGCCAACCACGTCCTGGTCGAAAATCAGCTCGGTGTGCGGCTCGCGAATATGCGGTTAATCGGTAACCACTCTCGTCATCTGCCCATTGCATCTCCGATGCCCTGGCCGGAACAGATGGAGCAAACCCTGAGGCTGGCCTGCGTAGCTCGGCTTCATCCGGCTTCCAAGGGGCACGACCTTCTTTTTCGCGTGCTTTCCAATTCCCGGTGGATCGCACGTGACTGGCGACTATCCCTCTTCGGCGCAGGCCCACAGGAGCAATGTCTGCGCCGCCTCGCGAAGCTGCTGGGGATCAGCCATCGCGTTTATTTCATGGGGCACAGCAACAACCCTATGGAGATATGGGAAGCACACCACGCCCTGGTCCTTCCCTCACGGTATGAGGGCACTCCCTTAGTGCTGATGGAAGCGATGCTCGCAGGGCGGCCACCAATCTCCACTGCGGTGGCCGGCGCCCCAGAACTAATCATTCACGGCCAGAACGGATTTCTAGCCGAAGCACCAACCCTTGAGCACCTTGATCGCTGCCTTGAAGAGGCATGGGCCACACGCTCCCAATGGGAATCCTTGGGCCGTAATGCCCACGCTACTGCTGCCGAACGCGCCAAGGAAGTTCCTGCAGAAAGACTGGCCCGCGAATTATTGGAGTTGATGAATTAG
- a CDS encoding glycosyltransferase — protein MVHTLIHACQASSQTEGHLIGDGSDRAAYQPLVHQTGFGDRIHFHGRVAPEQAQPLLHRNQAILLMSDFEGLPVALLEAMAAGVVPVAHAIE, from the coding sequence GTGGTGCACACCCTCATCCACGCCTGCCAGGCCTCCAGCCAGACCGAAGGGCACTTGATCGGCGACGGCTCCGATCGCGCCGCCTATCAGCCGCTCGTGCACCAGACCGGTTTTGGCGATCGCATCCACTTCCATGGCCGCGTTGCTCCAGAGCAGGCGCAGCCGCTGCTGCATCGCAACCAGGCGATTTTGTTGATGTCTGACTTTGAAGGACTACCTGTGGCGCTGCTTGAGGCGATGGCTGCTGGGGTAGTGCCGGTGGCGCACGCGATAGAATAA
- a CDS encoding acyltransferase produces the protein MGWLGHLMSLLLRISAWLGARWRALAWISCLHSPRDDERTGLALWPWLRRQRRAGVLVAPSIRIRGRIPPRSLSQRLHLGRGCALDVGVIVWIEDACAIPARIELGEGVYVGPYTFLGSCHRLSIGAGSLIGGYSYLITANHRRPTGAAASLADSGYEGGDITIGSNVWVGAHVTILPGVSIGNAAVIGAGAVVTRSVPAGETWGGVPARPLHTQHQS, from the coding sequence ATGGGATGGCTCGGGCACCTCATGAGCCTGCTGCTCCGCATCTCCGCCTGGCTGGGGGCCCGCTGGCGGGCCCTGGCCTGGATCTCCTGTCTGCATTCCCCACGGGATGACGAACGCACGGGCCTGGCGCTCTGGCCTTGGCTGCGGCGCCAGCGGCGCGCCGGTGTGCTGGTGGCCCCCTCGATCCGCATCCGCGGCCGCATCCCGCCGCGATCGCTTAGCCAGCGCCTCCACCTGGGCCGTGGCTGCGCTCTGGATGTGGGCGTGATCGTGTGGATCGAGGACGCCTGCGCCATTCCTGCCCGTATCGAGCTTGGGGAGGGGGTGTACGTGGGCCCCTACACCTTCCTGGGTTCCTGCCACCGCCTGAGCATCGGCGCCGGCAGTCTGATCGGCGGCTACAGCTACCTGATCACCGCCAACCACCGCCGCCCCACCGGTGCCGCTGCCAGCCTGGCCGACAGCGGCTATGAGGGAGGCGACATCACGATCGGCTCCAATGTTTGGGTCGGTGCCCATGTCACGATCCTGCCCGGGGTGTCCATCGGCAACGCTGCGGTGATCGGCGCCGGGGCGGTGGTGACCCGCTCGGTGCCCGCCGGGGAAACCTGGGGTGGCGTGCCGGCCCGGCCTCTTCACACCCAGCACCAGTCCTGA
- a CDS encoding polysaccharide pyruvyl transferase family protein has protein sequence MSLQEMPVSMPLVSKLMNRHGRKVNANNLRSHDHFIQQATEWGYCDKTWTGSPKILIAAGHGYGNVGDEAQLASCISRWRKVYPSCKITLFSPNPAYTAALHKEHCVWAPRVAWFRSNTIGPYDGVSKKYYQFFNLLRFRLIISAYFLKFNIPILFCWPREAAILSELLSHDCLHISGGGYLTGATRSRLWENCLLMRVCQILRIPYFLTGHNIGVLTSTADKRVARWGLSGAKYISLRDRGTSQQVLSSLGLNGDHIESSCDDALLCDASFEYDDLSLIDGLPANKYAVVNFHHWGMTKEEIPAIEARFAEICDYISQRLGLNCLLVSMAPGDIEPCQNISDQMTSPSYCIPYSPDWRVSRGLISRAELCFTMKHHPIVFAIGELTPVVSVSLDQYYNLKNQGVLDNIGYGSNAADRNAFFSSLVFSLIDDAILGSEKYSEACKVYLSRQRSLELKPYAYIGLS, from the coding sequence TTGTCTTTGCAAGAAATGCCAGTATCGATGCCTCTAGTATCCAAACTGATGAATCGCCATGGGCGCAAGGTGAATGCTAACAATCTTCGAAGCCATGACCATTTCATTCAACAAGCAACGGAATGGGGATACTGTGACAAGACATGGACAGGTTCACCAAAAATTCTGATAGCTGCCGGCCACGGTTATGGCAATGTTGGCGATGAGGCTCAGCTAGCATCCTGCATATCGCGATGGCGAAAAGTCTATCCAAGCTGTAAAATCACACTCTTTTCACCTAACCCCGCCTACACGGCTGCACTCCATAAAGAGCATTGTGTGTGGGCTCCACGAGTTGCATGGTTCAGGTCCAACACTATTGGGCCTTATGATGGTGTGTCAAAGAAGTATTATCAGTTTTTCAATCTTCTGCGTTTTCGCCTCATTATCTCAGCATATTTTTTGAAGTTCAATATCCCAATCTTATTTTGTTGGCCCAGGGAAGCAGCTATACTGAGCGAACTTCTGTCTCATGACTGCCTTCATATATCGGGAGGGGGTTATCTCACTGGTGCAACACGTAGCAGGCTATGGGAAAACTGCTTACTCATGCGAGTTTGTCAGATTTTGCGTATCCCTTACTTTCTTACCGGGCATAATATTGGTGTTTTGACATCTACAGCTGATAAGCGTGTTGCGCGATGGGGTCTTAGTGGAGCCAAATATATAAGTCTGCGTGATAGAGGTACTTCGCAGCAAGTTCTATCTTCATTGGGGTTAAATGGGGACCATATCGAATCCAGTTGTGATGACGCTTTGCTTTGTGATGCTAGCTTTGAATATGATGATTTAAGTCTCATAGATGGATTGCCTGCTAATAAATATGCAGTTGTGAACTTTCACCATTGGGGAATGACCAAAGAAGAAATCCCGGCCATAGAGGCACGGTTTGCCGAGATCTGCGATTATATTAGTCAAAGATTAGGCCTGAATTGCCTGCTTGTGTCAATGGCTCCCGGTGATATCGAGCCATGTCAAAATATCAGTGATCAAATGACCTCACCTAGTTATTGCATTCCCTATTCTCCAGACTGGCGGGTTTCTCGAGGATTAATATCTAGAGCTGAGCTATGTTTCACAATGAAGCATCATCCTATTGTCTTTGCAATTGGGGAGCTTACGCCTGTTGTCTCGGTATCACTTGATCAATACTATAATTTAAAAAATCAGGGTGTCTTAGATAATATTGGCTACGGCTCAAATGCTGCAGACAGAAATGCATTCTTTTCTTCTTTAGTATTTTCATTGATTGACGATGCAATTCTAGGCAGTGAGAAATATTCCGAAGCTTGCAAGGTCTATCTCTCTAGGCAGCGCTCGTTAGAACTTAAGCCTTATGCATATATTGGATTATCTTGA
- a CDS encoding glycosyltransferase family 4 protein, whose product MRLAILSTIEGAAWGGTEEVWVQLARLALARGHEVMAAVDHRIAAAPPVQGLVPLGLRLTSRRPWRSRRWYLLKESLWSDHQALVGFQPDLLVINAGSVLDPLQLPHLRRLCGALAVPQVLFCHFHSDLLAVPQRQMLREFLTSMRHLVFVAEGNRHDLERTLAGELPPSTVIANQSRTRLAAPLPWPQVSPLRLACVARFEVLWKGQDLLLEALACPELLARPWELDLYGAGCDQFYLHELIHHFGLQKRVHVKGFEPDLARIWTDHHLLVLPSRGEGMPLVALEALMHGRPVLATAVGGVGEVVRDGNEGYIAESPTVACLRRTLQRAFSDSEAWQALGQAGHSTAQVFAAADPPAALLNLLERLQ is encoded by the coding sequence ATGCGTCTCGCCATCCTCTCCACCATCGAGGGAGCTGCCTGGGGCGGCACCGAAGAGGTGTGGGTGCAGCTGGCCCGCCTGGCTCTCGCTCGCGGCCATGAGGTGATGGCCGCGGTGGACCACCGCATTGCGGCGGCTCCTCCGGTGCAGGGGTTGGTGCCGCTGGGCCTGCGCCTCACCAGCCGTCGCCCATGGCGGTCTCGCCGGTGGTATCTGCTGAAGGAATCGCTGTGGTCTGACCACCAGGCCCTGGTGGGGTTCCAGCCGGATCTACTGGTGATCAATGCGGGCTCCGTGCTGGATCCGCTGCAGCTTCCCCACCTGCGGCGGCTGTGTGGGGCGCTGGCGGTACCCCAGGTGCTGTTCTGCCACTTCCACTCCGATCTGTTGGCGGTGCCGCAGCGGCAGATGTTGCGCGAGTTTCTGACATCCATGCGGCACCTGGTGTTCGTGGCTGAGGGCAACCGCCACGACCTGGAACGCACCCTGGCCGGCGAGCTGCCGCCGTCCACGGTGATTGCCAACCAGTCGCGCACGCGCCTGGCGGCGCCACTGCCCTGGCCTCAGGTATCTCCGTTGCGCCTGGCTTGCGTGGCACGCTTCGAGGTGCTCTGGAAGGGGCAGGATCTTCTGCTTGAGGCTCTCGCCTGCCCCGAACTGCTGGCCCGACCCTGGGAGTTGGATTTATACGGGGCCGGGTGCGATCAGTTCTATCTTCATGAGCTGATTCATCACTTCGGCTTGCAGAAGCGGGTGCACGTGAAGGGTTTCGAGCCCGACCTGGCCCGGATCTGGACCGACCATCACCTTCTGGTGCTGCCTTCCCGCGGTGAGGGGATGCCGCTGGTGGCCCTGGAGGCACTGATGCATGGACGTCCGGTGCTCGCCACCGCGGTGGGTGGTGTGGGCGAGGTGGTGCGCGACGGCAATGAGGGCTACATCGCCGAATCCCCCACGGTGGCCTGCCTGCGCCGCACGCTTCAGCGGGCCTTCAGCGATTCTGAGGCCTGGCAGGCCCTGGGTCAGGCGGGGCACAGCACAGCTCAGGTTTTTGCGGCTGCAGATCCTCCGGCTGCGTTGCTCAATCTGCTTGAGAGGCTGCAATGA
- a CDS encoding glycosyltransferase produces the protein MSSFQPALLQVCTYPGAGGAGVAAARLVDALAGSLPSVELLGLPPGEGPHHPRVRSLAYGHSPLEAVWRRLRVRQCRSDQAAIQASDAVLVGFFSDRSPHGWALAQALQQPELIHLHWVNDLLDYARVLPLVPASVPVVWTLHDMSAFTGGCCYALDCVRFQTGCGCCPQLASRRPGDLSARSLARRARALRAICARLHLIAPSAWMARMAASSRLFAGLPCTVIPNAVDLACFHPHHRDAGRAQLGLAPTTALLLFVAASVSNPVKGMATLLAALPQLQGACPVPLAVACIGSRPEALPAGVRWLGRIDDPDQLAGLYAAADLLVVSSLIDNAPNVIAEAHACGLPVLASAVGGIPEMIEPGRTGALVPPADSAALAVAASALLPAVMAERPAWSARCRAAAEGRYAPDLVASRHLDLYRHALEQVGGHQPVTPS, from the coding sequence TTGAGCAGCTTCCAGCCCGCCCTTCTGCAGGTGTGCACCTACCCCGGCGCCGGTGGCGCTGGGGTGGCGGCAGCCCGCCTGGTGGACGCCCTTGCAGGTTCTCTGCCGAGCGTCGAGCTGCTCGGTCTGCCTCCGGGCGAGGGGCCCCACCATCCCCGGGTGCGATCTCTGGCCTATGGGCATTCCCCGCTGGAGGCCGTCTGGCGCCGCTTGCGCGTCAGGCAGTGCAGGAGTGATCAGGCCGCCATCCAGGCCAGTGATGCCGTCCTGGTCGGTTTCTTCAGCGATCGCTCGCCCCATGGCTGGGCCCTCGCCCAGGCCCTTCAGCAGCCTGAGCTGATTCACCTGCACTGGGTGAACGACCTGCTCGATTACGCCCGCGTGCTGCCCCTCGTTCCCGCCTCCGTGCCGGTGGTGTGGACCCTGCACGACATGTCCGCCTTCACCGGCGGCTGTTGTTACGCCCTCGATTGCGTGCGCTTTCAGACCGGCTGTGGATGCTGTCCCCAGCTGGCCTCCAGGCGCCCTGGAGATCTCAGTGCCCGCAGCCTCGCCCGCCGCGCGCGTGCCCTGCGGGCGATCTGCGCTCGCCTGCACCTGATTGCCCCCAGTGCCTGGATGGCCCGGATGGCCGCCTCCAGCAGGCTTTTCGCCGGCCTGCCCTGCACGGTGATCCCCAATGCCGTGGATCTGGCCTGTTTTCACCCCCACCACCGCGATGCGGGCCGTGCCCAGCTTGGTTTGGCTCCCACCACGGCCCTGCTGCTGTTCGTGGCGGCGTCGGTGAGCAATCCGGTGAAGGGCATGGCCACCCTGCTGGCGGCACTTCCCCAGCTGCAGGGGGCCTGCCCGGTGCCGCTGGCGGTGGCCTGCATCGGTTCCCGGCCGGAGGCCCTGCCTGCCGGTGTGCGCTGGCTGGGCCGCATCGACGACCCCGATCAGCTGGCGGGCCTCTACGCCGCAGCTGATCTGCTGGTGGTGTCGTCCCTGATCGACAACGCCCCCAACGTGATCGCCGAGGCCCATGCCTGCGGCCTGCCGGTGCTGGCCTCGGCGGTGGGGGGCATCCCCGAGATGATCGAGCCCGGCCGCACCGGCGCGCTGGTGCCGCCGGCCGACAGCGCTGCCCTCGCCGTCGCCGCGTCCGCCCTGCTGCCGGCCGTGATGGCGGAGCGGCCGGCATGGAGTGCCCGTTGCCGTGCCGCCGCTGAGGGGCGTTACGCCCCCGATCTGGTGGCCAGCCGCCACCTCGATCTCTACCGCCATGCTCTCGAGCAGGTGGGCGGGCACCAGCCCGTCACGCCATCATGA
- a CDS encoding class I SAM-dependent methyltransferase, translated as MDNKSKPISDSEIDPYVFENGFYLHCSPSRIGKLISHYHLYQKIINNIPGSIIEFGVFKGSSLFRFAAFRSLFETPDAREIVGFDTFGDFPTTSYEPDQKALSDFLALAGNTSIDKDDLINILKSKGVERNIELIKGDILETLPSYIASRPQLRASIIHLDVDVYKPSKCVLDYAYPILMPGGVLILDDYGLFPGATRAVDDFFANRPEAICSFSFSRAPAYVIKQKQP; from the coding sequence ATGGACAACAAATCAAAGCCAATCAGTGACTCCGAAATCGATCCCTATGTATTTGAAAATGGATTTTATCTTCACTGCTCACCATCACGCATTGGAAAACTAATTTCACATTACCATCTTTACCAGAAGATAATCAACAACATACCAGGATCTATCATTGAGTTTGGAGTCTTTAAGGGATCTAGCCTTTTTCGATTCGCGGCTTTTCGAAGCTTATTTGAAACACCCGACGCAAGAGAGATTGTTGGCTTTGATACTTTTGGTGACTTTCCTACAACATCCTATGAACCAGATCAGAAGGCGCTCTCAGATTTCTTAGCTCTGGCTGGTAACACAAGCATTGACAAAGACGATCTAATTAACATACTCAAGTCTAAAGGTGTCGAAAGGAATATAGAGCTAATTAAAGGTGACATACTAGAAACGCTTCCTTCATACATTGCTTCAAGGCCGCAACTAAGAGCCTCAATTATACATTTAGATGTGGACGTATACAAACCTAGCAAGTGCGTACTTGATTATGCTTATCCTATTTTAATGCCTGGTGGAGTTCTAATTCTAGATGACTACGGCCTATTCCCTGGAGCAACCAGAGCAGTTGATGACTTCTTTGCGAATAGACCCGAAGCAATCTGCTCCTTCTCATTCTCAAGAGCACCCGCCTATGTCATCAAACAGAAGCAACCTTAA
- a CDS encoding nitroreductase family protein, whose protein sequence is MPNVSDVDTLQRIIEKRRSSRSFQGNSTISNNDLIDLVRSGIYAPSGSNAQNQRFLILSDPNELLALGSVRWIWPYKSSRSQSQLRKALPAGLIGKCSAAIVVFADASLTDRRCNGEYPIWESLEVSNSSASIQNMLLLATAKGIASCWLSFNYKMSNTRLMSNQSICKAFPNYQIPPWLKPQGIIILGNPNRVDVDGYPFGEDYHGTTHRPVRREATDHYLIKRKSPNSRRTRRISPVTRARQATLSFAVRTLGKLTIYFSSKLERLELRLIDQHFDHP, encoded by the coding sequence ATGCCCAATGTGTCAGACGTAGATACATTACAAAGAATCATTGAGAAGCGAAGAAGCTCGAGATCATTTCAGGGAAACAGCACCATATCTAATAATGACCTGATTGATCTTGTCAGAAGTGGAATCTACGCGCCATCAGGTTCAAATGCACAGAATCAACGCTTTTTGATCCTAAGTGATCCAAATGAGCTACTTGCACTTGGTTCGGTAAGATGGATATGGCCTTATAAATCTTCTCGGTCTCAGAGCCAACTAAGAAAGGCATTGCCAGCGGGCCTTATTGGGAAATGTTCTGCCGCGATTGTGGTCTTTGCTGACGCATCGCTCACCGATCGCCGTTGTAATGGAGAATACCCAATCTGGGAGTCACTTGAAGTTTCTAATTCATCGGCATCTATACAGAATATGCTGTTGCTTGCCACAGCAAAAGGGATAGCAAGTTGCTGGCTGTCATTTAACTATAAGATGAGCAATACTAGGCTTATGAGCAATCAAAGCATTTGCAAAGCATTTCCAAACTACCAGATTCCTCCATGGCTGAAGCCTCAAGGAATAATCATACTAGGCAACCCTAATAGAGTAGATGTTGATGGATATCCGTTTGGAGAAGATTATCATGGAACGACACATCGGCCTGTCAGGAGGGAGGCAACTGATCATTACTTGATTAAACGAAAAAGCCCCAATAGCCGGCGAACAAGACGAATCTCACCAGTAACGAGAGCAAGGCAAGCTACACTTTCTTTTGCTGTCAGAACGTTAGGTAAGTTGACAATCTACTTTTCTTCTAAGCTTGAGAGACTTGAACTTAGATTAATAGATCAGCACTTTGATCATCCCTAG
- a CDS encoding glycosyltransferase family 2 protein: MKLSVVIPAYNRTTLLAITLRSLLAQERVADEILVVDDGSTDGTAEVAAAFGPPVRVIRQVNQGPGAARNRGLAEAKGEFIHFFDSDDLALPNLHRIQLEALERSNADVAYSPWVKARLDPLHGVHPTNHMLQAGGLPPGSLARALLTNWSTVPMVWLLRRRLAEGVGGFPTNLLCGEDQLFFLGLLLANARVVHTPETLVLYRDEPLPKLSTASTPEAQQRRSRDWGFTLVMARRMCQAKGVDPAAWFGFRRRALIALQDMRASGDSSAALQEDLTDILNAFPLPPALYQLSRMLQQKGEGLTARLFNRRAHRCFRSAPLTAAQRAGATEALAAAAMRTQVC; the protein is encoded by the coding sequence ATGAAGCTCTCTGTGGTAATCCCGGCCTACAATCGGACCACTCTGCTAGCGATCACTCTGCGCTCGTTGCTCGCCCAAGAACGGGTGGCCGATGAGATCCTGGTTGTAGACGACGGCTCCACCGATGGAACGGCAGAGGTGGCCGCAGCCTTTGGTCCTCCTGTACGGGTCATCCGACAGGTCAACCAGGGCCCAGGTGCTGCCCGCAACCGTGGCCTTGCCGAGGCCAAGGGCGAGTTCATCCACTTCTTTGACAGTGACGATCTCGCCCTCCCCAACCTGCACCGGATTCAACTCGAAGCCCTCGAGCGCAGCAATGCGGATGTTGCCTACAGCCCCTGGGTGAAGGCGCGTCTGGATCCGCTCCACGGAGTTCACCCCACCAACCATATGCTTCAAGCGGGTGGCTTGCCTCCTGGATCTCTGGCACGGGCGTTACTGACGAACTGGTCTACGGTGCCAATGGTCTGGCTGCTTCGGAGGCGATTGGCTGAGGGAGTGGGTGGATTCCCAACCAATCTCCTCTGCGGTGAGGATCAGCTGTTTTTTCTCGGCCTCCTTCTTGCGAATGCCCGCGTGGTCCACACGCCGGAGACGTTGGTGCTCTATCGCGATGAGCCCTTACCGAAGCTCTCTACCGCATCCACTCCGGAAGCACAGCAGCGCCGTTCTCGGGATTGGGGATTCACCTTGGTGATGGCACGGCGCATGTGCCAGGCCAAAGGGGTGGATCCTGCAGCCTGGTTCGGTTTCCGGCGTCGCGCCCTGATTGCCTTGCAGGACATGAGGGCCAGCGGCGATTCGTCGGCAGCGTTGCAGGAGGATCTCACAGACATCCTCAATGCATTTCCGCTTCCTCCTGCTCTCTATCAGCTCTCGCGCATGCTTCAGCAGAAAGGCGAAGGTCTTACCGCACGCCTTTTCAACCGACGTGCTCACCGGTGCTTCCGCTCAGCTCCTCTCACAGCTGCGCAACGCGCGGGAGCCACTGAAGCTTTGGCAGCCGCCGCCATGCGAACTCAAGTTTGTTGA